In one Polaribacter sp. ALD11 genomic region, the following are encoded:
- the ftsH gene encoding ATP-dependent zinc metalloprotease FtsH has protein sequence MNENKKDKNTNTPKFKFNAYWIYGAVIVLLIGFQFFSSGDLATKSISKNEFNEVLRENDISKIIVVNNNVAQIFIKEEAIKKSKYQKLINSAFYRKGTSLYEYNFGDLQNFENDLEKAKKDNELTFDLKNESRTSMVDTLIGFLPFIILIAVWLFFMKRMSGGGAGSGGGGQIFSIGKSKAKLFDKDTKVKTTFANVAGLEGAKEEVQEIVDFLKNPEKYTSLGGKIPKGALLVGPPGTGKTLLAKAVAGEADVPFFSLSGSDFVEMFVGVGASRVRDLFKQAAQKSPSIIFIDEIDAVGRARGKNSMTGGNDERENTLNQLLTEMDGFGTDTNVIVIAATNRADVLDSALLRAGRFDRQIYVDLPNINERKEIFEVHIKPLKLADDVKVDFLAQQTPGFSGADIANMCNESALIAARKGQKAIHHQDFLDAVDRIVGGLEKKNKVITPKEKKVIAFHEAGHATISWMLEHAAPLVKVTIVPRGQSLGAAWYLPAERLIVQTEQMLDEMCATLGGRAAEKIIFNKISTGALSDLEKVTKQARAMVTVYGLNEEVGNITYYDSSGNDSFVKPYSDDTARTIDKEISKMIEAQYQRAIELLENNKEKLTTLAELLLEKEVIFKDDLLKIFGKRPFEELDAVIKVEKKIEEEVNVPSVAKSTEE, from the coding sequence ATGAACGAAAATAAAAAAGATAAGAATACAAATACGCCCAAATTTAAATTCAACGCTTATTGGATTTACGGTGCAGTAATAGTACTATTAATTGGTTTTCAGTTTTTTAGTAGTGGAGATTTAGCTACTAAAAGTATCTCAAAAAATGAATTTAATGAAGTTTTAAGAGAGAACGATATATCTAAAATTATAGTAGTAAATAATAATGTCGCTCAGATTTTTATAAAAGAAGAAGCAATAAAAAAATCTAAATATCAGAAATTAATAAACTCTGCTTTTTACAGAAAGGGTACTTCTCTTTACGAATACAATTTTGGAGATTTACAAAATTTTGAGAATGACTTAGAAAAAGCTAAAAAAGATAATGAACTTACTTTCGACTTAAAAAATGAAAGTAGAACTAGTATGGTAGATACTTTAATTGGTTTCTTGCCTTTTATTATATTAATTGCTGTTTGGTTATTCTTTATGAAAAGAATGTCTGGTGGTGGTGCTGGTTCTGGTGGTGGAGGTCAAATTTTTAGCATCGGAAAATCGAAAGCGAAATTATTTGACAAAGACACAAAAGTAAAAACAACTTTTGCTAATGTTGCTGGTTTAGAAGGCGCAAAAGAAGAAGTTCAAGAAATTGTAGATTTCTTAAAAAACCCAGAAAAATATACTTCTTTGGGTGGTAAAATACCAAAAGGAGCGTTATTAGTAGGACCTCCTGGAACAGGGAAAACATTACTAGCAAAAGCCGTTGCTGGTGAAGCAGATGTTCCTTTTTTCTCATTATCTGGTTCAGATTTTGTAGAAATGTTTGTAGGTGTTGGTGCTTCTAGAGTAAGAGATTTATTTAAACAAGCTGCACAGAAATCACCTTCAATTATTTTTATTGATGAGATTGATGCTGTTGGTAGAGCGCGTGGAAAAAACAGTATGACTGGTGGTAACGATGAACGTGAAAACACATTGAACCAGTTATTAACAGAAATGGATGGTTTTGGTACAGATACCAATGTAATTGTAATTGCTGCTACCAACCGAGCAGATGTTTTAGATAGTGCATTGTTACGTGCTGGTCGTTTTGACAGACAGATCTATGTAGATTTACCAAACATTAATGAAAGAAAAGAAATTTTTGAAGTTCATATTAAGCCTTTAAAACTTGCAGATGATGTTAAAGTTGACTTTTTAGCGCAACAAACTCCTGGTTTTTCTGGTGCAGATATTGCTAATATGTGTAATGAATCTGCTTTAATTGCTGCTAGAAAAGGGCAAAAAGCAATTCATCATCAAGATTTCTTAGATGCTGTAGACAGAATTGTTGGTGGTTTAGAAAAGAAAAACAAAGTAATTACACCGAAAGAAAAGAAAGTTATTGCTTTTCATGAAGCGGGTCATGCAACTATAAGCTGGATGCTAGAACACGCAGCACCTTTGGTAAAGGTTACCATTGTACCTAGAGGACAATCTTTAGGAGCTGCTTGGTATTTACCTGCAGAGAGATTAATTGTGCAGACAGAACAAATGCTAGATGAAATGTGTGCTACTTTAGGTGGTAGAGCTGCAGAGAAAATTATTTTTAATAAAATTTCTACAGGAGCATTAAGCGATTTAGAAAAAGTAACCAAACAAGCTAGAGCTATGGTTACAGTGTACGGTTTAAACGAAGAAGTAGGAAATATTACTTATTATGATTCTTCTGGGAACGATTCTTTTGTAAAACCTTATAGTGACGATACTGCTAGGACAATTGATAAAGAAATTTCTAAAATGATTGAAGCTCAATACCAAAGAGCCATTGAATTATTAGAAAACAATAAAGAAAAACTAACTACATTAGCAGAATTACTGTTAGAAAAGGAAGTTATCTTTAAAGATGATTTATTAAAAATATTTGGAAAAAGACCTTTTGAAGAACTAGATGCAGTAATAAAAGTTGAAAAAAAAATTGAAGAAGAAGTAAATGTTCCCTCAGTAGCAAAAAGCACTGAAGAATAA
- a CDS encoding acyl-CoA-binding protein, which yields MNSDLDIAFKEAFSQISKLEEAVAPDIMLKFYAYYKQANFGSNLPFDGETDVRNAFKINAWMQIKDMSSNEAKKEYIKLANSVLNNNK from the coding sequence ATGAATTCTGATTTAGACATAGCGTTTAAAGAAGCCTTTAGTCAAATTTCTAAATTAGAGGAAGCTGTAGCACCAGATATTATGCTAAAATTTTATGCATATTATAAACAAGCAAATTTTGGCAGCAATCTTCCTTTTGATGGTGAAACAGATGTTAGAAATGCTTTTAAAATAAATGCATGGATGCAAATAAAAGACATGTCTTCTAACGAAGCAAAAAAAGAATATATCAAATTAGCAAACTCAGTATTAAATAACAATAAATAA
- a CDS encoding biotin--[acetyl-CoA-carboxylase] ligase — protein MKTIKLNAIDSTNSFLKELAVNSTVDNFTIVVTDSQLKGRGQQGNSWVSEPCKNLMFSVFVRFEGLGVLEKKYLNFAVSLALFDALEDVSIPSVCIKWPNDILSGNKKICGILIENSLKGTEISSSVIGIGLNVNQTIFPDYLKKASSLKLITDKSYNLDKLLKQIILKFKARIALLNAKNFKTLEVDYLNVLYKKNIPTMFKDSEDVLFMGIIRGISNHGKLQIETEEEVILEFGIKEVSFL, from the coding sequence TTGAAAACAATCAAACTTAATGCCATCGATTCTACCAATTCTTTTTTAAAAGAATTGGCGGTAAATTCTACTGTAGATAATTTTACAATTGTTGTTACAGATAGTCAGTTAAAAGGAAGAGGGCAACAAGGCAATAGTTGGGTGTCTGAGCCTTGTAAAAACCTGATGTTTAGTGTTTTTGTTAGGTTTGAAGGCTTGGGTGTTTTAGAGAAAAAGTACTTAAATTTTGCCGTTTCTTTAGCTCTTTTTGATGCTTTAGAAGATGTAAGTATTCCGTCTGTTTGTATCAAATGGCCCAACGACATTCTGTCAGGAAACAAAAAAATATGTGGTATTTTAATAGAAAATAGTTTAAAAGGTACAGAAATTTCATCTTCTGTAATAGGTATTGGGCTAAATGTGAATCAAACGATATTCCCAGATTACCTAAAAAAAGCGAGCTCTTTAAAATTGATTACCGATAAAAGTTATAATTTAGATAAACTCTTAAAACAGATTATTTTAAAATTTAAAGCTAGAATAGCATTGTTAAATGCTAAGAACTTTAAAACTTTAGAAGTGGATTATCTTAATGTTTTGTATAAAAAAAACATCCCCACTATGTTTAAAGATAGTGAAGACGTTTTATTTATGGGAATTATTCGTGGCATTTCTAATCATGGAAAACTTCAAATAGAAACAGAAGAAGAAGTCATTTTAGAATTTGGTATTAAAGAAGTTTCTTTTCTCTAA
- a CDS encoding sigma 54-interacting transcriptional regulator has translation MNLESIKTLGELIKSGYTSRGIKDELRENLIEKIKRKETVFEGVHGYENTVIPELERAILSKHNINLLGLRGQAKTRLARLMVNLLDEYIPVVEGSEINDDPLNPISRFAIELIKEKGDETPIYWMHRKERFAEKLATPDVTVADIIGDIDPIKAANLKLSYADDRVIHYGMIPRANRCIFVINELPDLQARIQVALFNILQEGDIQIRGFKMRLNLDMQFIFTANPEDYTNRGSIVTPLKDRIGSQILTHYPEDLETAKTITQQEANKASAQKDFIEVPELAKDLLEQIVFEARESEYIDAKSGVSARLSISAFENLLSTAERRALLSGDDKTMIRLNDFDGIIPAITGKVELVYEGEQEGAHVVAESLIKKAVITLFPTYFPEIKKLEKQDEETPYDAIISWFFNAEEDFELLDEHSEEEYKTALDKIKPLDNFIKKYQPNRNEADTYFMKEFVLWGLVEFKKLSKYRFAEGTQFKDPYGSFISGL, from the coding sequence ATGAATTTAGAAAGCATAAAGACATTAGGCGAGTTAATAAAATCTGGATATACTTCTAGAGGTATAAAAGATGAATTAAGAGAAAATCTTATTGAAAAAATAAAGCGCAAAGAAACTGTTTTTGAAGGCGTACATGGATATGAAAATACCGTGATTCCAGAATTAGAAAGAGCTATTTTAAGTAAACACAATATTAATTTACTAGGATTAAGAGGACAAGCAAAAACACGTTTGGCAAGATTGATGGTCAATTTATTAGACGAATACATTCCTGTGGTAGAAGGTTCGGAAATTAATGATGATCCATTAAATCCCATTTCAAGATTTGCAATTGAATTGATCAAGGAAAAAGGAGATGAAACACCAATTTATTGGATGCACAGAAAGGAGCGTTTTGCAGAGAAACTTGCAACCCCAGACGTTACTGTTGCAGATATTATTGGAGATATAGATCCTATTAAAGCTGCCAATTTAAAGTTAAGTTATGCAGATGATCGAGTGATTCATTACGGAATGATTCCTAGAGCAAACCGTTGTATTTTTGTAATTAATGAGTTACCCGATTTGCAAGCTAGAATTCAGGTGGCTTTATTTAATATTTTACAAGAAGGCGATATTCAAATTAGAGGGTTTAAAATGCGTTTGAATTTAGATATGCAATTTATTTTTACTGCAAACCCAGAAGACTACACCAATAGAGGAAGTATTGTTACGCCTTTAAAAGATAGAATTGGTTCGCAGATTTTAACCCATTATCCCGAGGATTTAGAAACGGCAAAAACCATTACACAACAAGAAGCAAACAAAGCAAGTGCTCAGAAAGATTTTATAGAAGTGCCAGAATTAGCGAAAGATTTGTTAGAGCAAATTGTTTTTGAAGCGAGAGAAAGTGAATATATCGACGCTAAAAGTGGTGTAAGTGCACGTTTAAGTATTTCTGCTTTTGAGAATTTATTAAGTACTGCAGAAAGAAGGGCATTACTTTCTGGTGATGATAAAACAATGATTCGTCTGAATGATTTCGACGGAATTATACCTGCAATTACTGGTAAAGTAGAATTGGTATATGAAGGCGAACAAGAAGGCGCGCACGTAGTTGCAGAGAGTTTGATAAAAAAAGCAGTGATCACTTTATTTCCTACTTACTTTCCTGAAATTAAAAAATTAGAGAAACAAGATGAAGAAACGCCTTATGATGCTATTATTTCTTGGTTTTTTAATGCCGAAGAAGATTTTGAATTGTTAGATGAACATTCTGAAGAAGAATATAAAACAGCGTTAGATAAAATAAAACCTTTAGATAATTTCATCAAAAAATACCAGCCAAATAGGAATGAAGCTGATACTTATTTTATGAAAGAGTTTGTCTTGTGGGGTTTGGTCGAGTTTAAAAAATTAAGCAAATATCGTTTTGCAGAAGGAACGCAATTTAAAGATCCTTATGGTAGTTTTATTAGCGGATTGTAA
- a CDS encoding TIGR01777 family oxidoreductase, with protein sequence MAKILITGGTGLVGTRLTELLIDKNHEVRVLSRNPLAENEFEWNISKNFIDAKALENIDYIIHLAGAGIADKRWTVERKKVIIDSRVETANLLFNKIKEQKISLKGFISASGSNYYGAKTTDKIYKETAAVGNDFLGEVCQKWEAAANQFKVLNIPVTILRTGVVLSKKGGALDKMKTPVITPLGSGKQYMPWIHVDDLCNLYIKAVEDDFTGIYNAASPEYHTSKTFSKTLAKVIKRPYVPIAVPGFLLKLIFGELAIILLEGSRLSSEKIAQKGFVFKYRELKVALENL encoded by the coding sequence ATGGCAAAAATATTAATTACAGGAGGTACAGGCTTAGTAGGAACTCGATTAACAGAATTGTTAATCGATAAAAACCATGAAGTAAGAGTTTTAAGTAGAAATCCGTTAGCAGAAAATGAATTTGAATGGAATATTTCTAAAAATTTTATTGATGCTAAAGCTCTTGAAAATATAGATTATATAATTCATTTAGCAGGTGCAGGAATTGCAGACAAACGTTGGACAGTAGAAAGAAAAAAAGTGATTATTGACAGTAGAGTAGAAACAGCTAATTTATTATTCAATAAAATAAAAGAACAAAAGATCTCTTTAAAAGGATTTATATCTGCTTCTGGAAGTAATTATTACGGAGCAAAAACTACGGATAAAATTTATAAAGAAACAGCTGCGGTTGGCAATGATTTTTTAGGTGAAGTTTGCCAAAAATGGGAAGCAGCAGCCAATCAATTTAAAGTATTAAATATTCCGGTAACAATTCTAAGAACAGGAGTTGTTCTATCTAAAAAAGGAGGTGCTTTAGACAAAATGAAAACACCAGTAATTACACCTTTAGGGTCAGGAAAACAGTATATGCCTTGGATTCATGTAGATGATTTATGTAACTTATATATAAAAGCTGTTGAAGACGATTTTACAGGCATATACAATGCCGCGTCACCAGAATATCATACCAGTAAAACCTTTTCTAAAACATTGGCAAAAGTTATCAAAAGACCTTATGTACCAATTGCTGTTCCTGGGTTTTTATTAAAATTGATTTTTGGAGAATTGGCAATTATTTTGTTAGAAGGAAGTAGATTGTCATCAGAAAAAATAGCACAAAAAGGCTTTGTTTTTAAATACAGAGAATTAAAAGTAGCTTTAGAAAATTTATAA
- the rsfS gene encoding ribosome silencing factor gives MTKKQVSTDDLISVIIQGIEEVKGEDIQLLDLRGIENTVCDYFIICSGNSNTQVKAISGSIQKIVSKQIKDKPWHIEGENNAEWVLMDYVNVVVHVFQKQIRDFYDIESLWGDAKITEIKPA, from the coding sequence ATGACTAAAAAGCAAGTAAGTACAGACGATTTAATCTCTGTAATAATTCAGGGTATTGAAGAAGTTAAAGGAGAAGACATTCAATTACTAGACTTACGAGGAATAGAGAATACCGTTTGCGATTATTTTATAATCTGCTCTGGTAATTCGAACACACAAGTAAAAGCAATTTCTGGTTCTATTCAAAAAATAGTTAGCAAACAAATTAAAGACAAGCCTTGGCATATTGAAGGGGAAAACAACGCTGAGTGGGTTTTAATGGACTATGTAAATGTTGTAGTACACGTTTTTCAAAAGCAAATTAGAGATTTCTATGATATCGAAAGCCTTTGGGGAGATGCAAAAATCACAGAAATAAAACCAGCATAA
- a CDS encoding VWA domain-containing protein, whose protein sequence is MKNNKKRKGFVFKTYELENQSPFEMLFEIFKELITHTSGDFDEAIDWLRSLDVEYKLTDENYTIDDFIEDLKKKGYIKEELKGDGIGQTKITPKTERAIRQQALNHIFGKIKRSGAGNHKNKSPGIGDEHTGDLRAYQFGDALDKVSVTESIKNAQINNGMDNFSLTENDLVVEETLHKSQMSTVLMIDISHSMILYGEDRITPAKKVAMALAELITTRYPKDTLDIIVFGNDAWSIKIKDLPYLQVGPYHTNTVAGLNLAMDLLRRKRNTNKQIFMITDGKPSCLRLPDGQYYKNSNGLDKYIVNKCYAMAQQARKLHIPITTFMIAQDPYLMQFVRAFTQANQGKAFYTGLKGLGEMIFEDYETNRKKRIKG, encoded by the coding sequence ATGAAAAACAATAAAAAAAGAAAAGGTTTTGTCTTTAAAACCTATGAATTAGAAAATCAATCTCCGTTTGAGATGCTTTTTGAAATATTTAAAGAGCTAATTACACATACTTCTGGCGATTTTGATGAAGCCATCGATTGGTTGCGTTCTCTAGATGTTGAATATAAGTTGACCGATGAAAACTATACCATTGATGATTTTATTGAAGACTTAAAAAAGAAAGGCTACATCAAAGAAGAGTTAAAAGGTGATGGAATTGGTCAAACAAAGATTACTCCGAAAACAGAACGTGCGATTAGGCAACAAGCCTTAAATCATATCTTCGGAAAAATTAAAAGAAGTGGCGCTGGAAATCATAAAAATAAATCTCCAGGAATTGGAGATGAACATACAGGAGATTTAAGAGCCTATCAATTTGGAGATGCTTTAGACAAGGTTTCTGTTACTGAAAGTATTAAGAATGCTCAAATAAATAACGGGATGGATAATTTTAGTCTAACCGAAAACGATTTGGTGGTAGAAGAAACCCTGCACAAAAGTCAAATGAGTACTGTTTTAATGATAGATATTAGCCATTCGATGATTCTCTATGGCGAAGATAGAATTACACCTGCCAAAAAAGTTGCGATGGCTTTGGCGGAATTAATAACCACGCGTTACCCGAAAGACACCTTAGACATTATTGTGTTTGGGAACGATGCTTGGTCTATTAAAATTAAAGATTTACCTTATTTACAAGTGGGGCCTTATCATACAAATACCGTTGCTGGTTTAAATTTAGCGATGGATTTACTTCGTAGAAAAAGAAACACCAACAAACAAATTTTTATGATTACCGATGGTAAACCAAGCTGCTTGCGTCTGCCCGATGGTCAATATTACAAGAACAGTAATGGTTTAGACAAATACATTGTAAATAAATGTTATGCAATGGCGCAACAAGCCAGAAAATTGCACATTCCAATTACCACTTTTATGATTGCACAAGATCCGTATTTAATGCAATTTGTAAGAGCTTTTACACAAGCCAATCAAGGAAAAGCATTTTACACAGGTTTAAAAGGTTTGGGAGAAATGATTTTTGAAGATTACGAAACCAATAGAAAGAAAAGGATTAAAGGTTAA
- a CDS encoding YceI family protein, whose amino-acid sequence MRKVFILLLTISLSVSFTSCKSDKKTDKTTDAEKNAAFSLKKATNEINFTAYKFTEKTPVGGQFRQIEITSGGAGNTIKEALHNTEFSIPVSSIFTKDSSRDYKIQKFFFDVMSNTKLLSGKLMIENDSIGSAMIKMNGVSEKVPFKYTIVNNTFAMSATMDVSKWNALDALASLNKVCEALHTGADGVSKTWSDVALNIISEF is encoded by the coding sequence ATGAGAAAAGTATTTATTCTATTACTAACAATTTCATTAAGTGTAAGTTTTACTTCTTGTAAATCTGATAAAAAAACTGACAAAACCACTGACGCTGAAAAAAACGCTGCTTTTTCATTAAAAAAAGCAACCAATGAAATTAATTTTACAGCCTATAAATTTACAGAAAAAACACCCGTTGGTGGTCAATTTAGGCAAATAGAAATTACTTCTGGCGGTGCTGGAAATACGATTAAAGAGGCACTACATAATACTGAATTTTCAATTCCTGTAAGTAGTATTTTTACAAAAGATTCTAGTAGAGATTATAAAATTCAGAAATTTTTCTTTGATGTAATGAGTAACACAAAATTACTTTCTGGTAAATTAATGATAGAAAACGACTCTATTGGTTCTGCAATGATTAAAATGAACGGAGTTTCAGAAAAAGTTCCTTTTAAATATACTATTGTAAACAATACTTTTGCAATGAGCGCAACGATGGATGTAAGTAAATGGAATGCATTAGACGCTTTAGCTTCTTTAAATAAAGTTTGCGAAGCTTTGCATACAGGTGCCGACGGAGTTTCTAAAACATGGAGTGATGTTGCTTTAAACATTATTTCAGAATTTTAA
- a CDS encoding phosphatidate cytidylyltransferase — protein MRNLLRRSFSGIIYVLIFISAILFSKESYITLVSLFGLVAIWELAKMINFKSIISYILFGITLFLMLKRPDSYAIAIILGINILSSIYLIYQLFRKKEIIFSTEREKLGLTIRYLIFSFCFLILLPFYNQNYTPYLMISILVLIWVNDSFAFIVGKNFGKTKLFVSVSPKKTIEGFIGGFIFALIAGYIISIFNSDLSLINWLIIAAIVAIIGTIGDLVESKLKRQAKIKDSGTIMPGHGGILDRLDSLLFAAPFVYLYINFII, from the coding sequence ATGCGCAACCTTTTAAGAAGGAGTTTTTCTGGAATCATTTATGTTTTAATTTTTATATCTGCTATTCTTTTTTCTAAAGAATCTTATATTACATTGGTCTCCCTTTTTGGTCTCGTTGCTATTTGGGAACTTGCTAAAATGATAAACTTTAAAAGTATAATTTCTTATATACTATTTGGTATCACCTTATTTTTAATGCTAAAAAGACCCGATAGCTATGCTATTGCTATTATTTTAGGAATAAACATATTATCTTCAATATACCTTATTTATCAACTTTTTAGAAAAAAAGAAATTATATTTTCTACTGAAAGAGAAAAACTAGGTCTAACTATTAGATATTTAATATTCTCATTTTGTTTCTTAATTTTATTACCTTTTTACAATCAAAACTACACCCCATATTTAATGATCTCTATTTTAGTGCTTATTTGGGTAAACGATAGTTTTGCTTTTATAGTGGGAAAAAACTTTGGTAAGACAAAATTATTTGTTTCTGTTTCACCAAAAAAAACAATAGAAGGCTTTATAGGTGGTTTTATTTTTGCCCTCATAGCTGGATATATAATTAGCATATTTAATTCAGATTTATCTCTAATTAATTGGTTAATTATTGCTGCAATTGTAGCTATTATTGGAACTATTGGAGATTTAGTAGAATCGAAACTAAAAAGACAAGCAAAAATAAAAGATAGTGGTACTATTATGCCAGGTCATGGAGGAATTTTAGACAGGTTAGATAGCTTGTTGTTTGCTGCTCCGTTTGTATATTTGTATATTAACTTTATTATTTAA
- a CDS encoding YdeI family protein, which translates to MLKKPELYFKNDVEWRSWLSENHTLSEGVYLIFYKVENEEASMRWEEAVKVALCFGWIDATVKSLGNGKRRQYFCKRNTKSIWSALNKKYIEVLISENLMHKKGLEIIEIGKQNGSWSALDEVEKGIIPEDLQLEFNTNKVAFANYKNFAPSYRKNYLYWLYQAKREATRQKRITAIISFCEQNIKSRDTW; encoded by the coding sequence ATGTTAAAGAAACCAGAATTATATTTTAAAAATGATGTTGAATGGCGAAGTTGGTTGTCTGAAAATCATACTTTATCTGAAGGGGTTTATCTTATTTTTTATAAAGTAGAAAACGAAGAAGCATCAATGCGCTGGGAAGAAGCAGTAAAAGTTGCCTTGTGTTTTGGTTGGATAGATGCTACTGTAAAGAGTTTAGGGAATGGAAAACGCAGACAATATTTTTGTAAAAGAAATACGAAAAGTATTTGGAGCGCTTTAAATAAAAAATATATTGAAGTATTAATTTCTGAAAACTTAATGCATAAAAAAGGTTTAGAAATTATTGAAATAGGCAAACAAAATGGCTCTTGGTCTGCTCTAGATGAAGTTGAAAAAGGAATAATTCCTGAAGATTTACAACTTGAATTCAATACCAATAAAGTAGCTTTTGCTAATTATAAAAATTTTGCACCAAGTTATAGGAAAAATTATTTGTATTGGTTGTATCAAGCCAAAAGAGAAGCAACAAGACAGAAAAGAATTACAGCAATTATCTCTTTTTGTGAGCAAAATATAAAATCTAGAGATACTTGGTAG
- a CDS encoding DUF6249 domain-containing protein: protein MEVAIVFMFLFAIIFGIFYLFFSTRNKERLALIDKGVDATIFMKGQQNRKAAPFWKILILNLGLLAMGIGTGMFVGSILYKHLGFENEVAYIGSMFLCAGGALLIGFQQTKKLDKE from the coding sequence ATGGAAGTAGCAATTGTATTTATGTTTTTATTCGCAATAATTTTTGGAATATTTTATTTATTCTTTTCAACAAGAAATAAAGAACGCTTAGCATTAATAGACAAAGGGGTAGATGCCACAATTTTTATGAAAGGACAGCAAAACAGAAAGGCAGCGCCTTTTTGGAAAATTTTAATTCTTAATTTAGGTTTATTAGCAATGGGAATTGGTACAGGAATGTTTGTCGGTTCAATTTTATATAAACACCTAGGATTTGAAAATGAAGTTGCCTACATAGGCTCTATGTTTTTATGTGCTGGAGGGGCTTTATTAATTGGGTTTCAGCAGACAAAGAAATTGGATAAAGAATAA
- a CDS encoding phosphatidylserine decarboxylase family protein: MIRFHKEGYKIIVIAFILSIVGILLAEKFIEIIWLVKAIQIVILVLLFTVLQFFRNPKRATSLDERTIIAPVDGKVVVIEEVEEPEYFKDKRLQVSIFMSPINVHVTRYAMSGVVKYSKYHPGKYLVAWHPKASTENERTTVVIENDAMGEILYRQIAGALAKRIVNYAKVGDEVIQGTDAGFIKFGSRVDLYLPLGTELTVKLGDKVKGGTQVVAKK, from the coding sequence ATGATTCGTTTTCACAAAGAAGGTTATAAGATTATTGTAATTGCTTTTATACTATCTATTGTAGGTATTTTATTAGCAGAGAAATTTATTGAAATTATTTGGCTGGTAAAAGCCATTCAAATAGTAATTTTAGTTTTATTATTTACTGTATTGCAATTTTTCAGAAACCCGAAAAGAGCAACTAGTTTAGATGAACGTACAATTATTGCGCCAGTAGATGGTAAGGTTGTTGTTATAGAAGAAGTTGAAGAACCAGAATATTTTAAAGATAAAAGATTACAGGTTTCTATATTTATGTCTCCAATTAACGTGCATGTTACAAGATATGCTATGAGTGGTGTTGTTAAATACAGCAAATATCATCCAGGAAAATATTTAGTTGCGTGGCATCCTAAAGCATCTACAGAGAACGAAAGAACAACTGTAGTAATAGAAAACGATGCTATGGGTGAAATTCTTTACAGACAAATTGCAGGTGCATTAGCAAAAAGAATTGTAAACTACGCAAAAGTAGGTGATGAAGTAATACAAGGTACAGACGCCGGTTTTATAAAATTTGGGTCTAGAGTAGATTTGTATTTACCTCTTGGTACAGAGTTGACTGTAAAATTAGGTGATAAAGTAAAAGGAGGAACTCAAGTAGTTGCAAAAAAATAA